A portion of the Lolium rigidum isolate FL_2022 chromosome 1, APGP_CSIRO_Lrig_0.1, whole genome shotgun sequence genome contains these proteins:
- the LOC124664359 gene encoding probable sucrose-phosphatase 1, whose protein sequence is MAKIKEREWYFLKPSPGLDEYGNKFAVKKLNGLHGISDKKFEDELKIMRMLRHENIIRLVGYCHDKMHMALCLEHMPNGNLDELLRGGRDTYDWKTCYGIITGICQGLNYLHNGFEEPIYHLDLKPANVLLDEKMVPRIADFGISRLLRVGCDNYLKFTDMSPGESFDEFKELMWEYWMNRMLENTYSEQVKVCIEIGLSCVENDRNKRKAIKDIVGILKQTEIECADATKKELLWISKFAKLDRLNGPARLMVVSNLDYTMVDDEDEENLSLLRFGALWESAYSQDSLLVYSTGRSPARYKELKEQKPMLPTPDITIMSVGTEITYGEDMDPDDGWMEYLNNRWDRNIVLEEAKKFSQLWFQGDTEQRPHKLSFYVKEKYDLQEVERSLSMKLNERGVHVKMIFSAGRALDILAKRAGKGQALAYLLKKLGSFGKTPKDTLVCGDTGSDAELFSVPDVHGVMVNNAEEELVQWYAAKTEDNPKVKVMHATERCAAGIIQAIGYLKLGPNVPPRDFNFPCIKEDSFKPTAAVVKFYVLYEKWRRADVPKADSVKEYFKNVTDANGVIIQPSGLVLSIHSSIDALTSCYGDKQGKRYRSWVDRLGISQSASHSYLVWFDLWESEGNNAPVCCLTTLALNIKPETPEGFVVTRIHKTWLKGYSGDERPSQL, encoded by the exons ATGGCCAAGATTAAGGAGAGGGAATGGTACTTCCTCAAGCCTTCTCCG GGACTGGATGAATATGGGAACAAATTTGCTGTCAAGAAGCTCAATGGGCTGCATGGAATTAGCGATAAGAAATTTGAGGACGAGCTTAAAATTATGAGAATGCTCCGACACGAAAATATCATACGGTTAGTTGGCTATTGCCATGATAAGATGCACATGGCACTCTGCTTGGAGCATATGCCTAATGGAAACCTCGATGAGCTTCTTCGTG GTGGACGTGATACATACGATTGGAAGACATGCTATGGAATAATTACTGGGATTTGTCAGGGTTTGAATTACCTCCACAATGGATTCGAAGAGCCTATTTATCATTTGGATTTAAAGCCAGCCAATGTATTGCTGGATGAGAAGATGGTTCCCAGAATTGCAGATTTTGGGATATCAAGGCTCCTCAGAG TGG GATGCGACAATTACTTGAAATTCACTGACATGTCTCCCGGTGAATCTTTCGACGAATTCAAGGAACTA ATGTGGGAATACTGGATGAATAGGATGCTTGAGAACACATATTCTGAACAAGTAAAGGTATGCATTGAAATTGGTTTAAGTTGTGTGGAGAATGATCGAAACAAAAGGAAAGCTATAAAGGATATTGTCGGTATACTGAAGCAGACAGAAATTGAATGTGCTGATGCGACAAAGAAAGAGTTGTTGTGGATTTCCAAG TTTGCTAAACTGGATAGGCTCAACGGCCCTGCGCGTCTTATGGTTGTTTCAAATCTCGATTATACAATG GttgatgatgaagacgaagagAACTTGTCTTTGCTTAGGTTTGGGGCCCTTTGGGAGTCTGCTTACAGCCAGGATTCTCTTCTTGTCTACTCCACTGGAAGGTCACCTGCTCGGTATAAGGAATTGAAGGAACAGAAGCCTATGCTACCAACTCCAGACATCACTATTATGTCTGTGGGCACTGAGATAACTTATGGTGAGGACATGGATCCTGACGATGGCTGGATGGAATATCTGAACAATAGGTGGGACAGGAATATTGTTCTTGAGGAGGCGAAGAAGTTTTCTCAGCTGTGGTTTCAG GGAGATACAGAACAACGTCCACATAAGCTCAGCTTTTATGTTAAAGAGAAATATGATTTGCAGGAAGTGGAGCGGTCTCTCTCCATGAAGCTTAATGAGCGTGGG GTACATGTGAAAATGATTTTCAGTGCTGGCCGAGCCCTTGACATATTAGCTAAAAGGGCTGGAAAGGGTCAGGCACTTGCATATTTACTCAAGAAGTTAGGCTCATTCGGAAAAACACCAAAGGATACTCTTGTTTGTGGAGACACTGGTAGCGATGCAGAATTATTCAGCGTCCCTGATGTCCATGGCGTCATG GTTAACAATGCCGAAGAGGAACTAGTCCAGTGGTACGCAGCAAAAACGGAGGATAATCCTAAGGTAAAAGTAATGCATGCAACTGAGAGGTGTGCTGCTGGTATTATTCAAGCTATTGGGTACCTCAAGCTAGGACCTAATGTTCCTCCAAGAGACTTTAATTTTCCTTGCATCAAGGAGGACTCTTTCAAGCCTACAGCGGCCGTCGTGAAGTTCTATGTTCTCTACGAGAAGTGGCGTAGGGCTGACGTTCCAAAGGCTGATTCAGTTAAAGAGTACTTCAAAAACGTCACT GATGCAAATGGGGTTATTATTCAACCTTCTGGGCTCGTCCTTTCAATCCATTCATCCATTGATGCGTTGACTTCATGTTACGGTGACAAACAAGGGAAACGGTACCGATCATGGGTGGACAGACTAGGTATCTCACAGAGTGCTTCTCACAGTTATCTTGTGTGGTTCGACTTGTGGGAGTCAGAAG GAAATAATGCGCCGGTGTGCTGTCTAACAACTCTTGCGCTGAATATAAAG CCTGAAACGCCGGAGGGTTTCGTGGTAACACGCATCCACAAGACTTGGCTCAAAGGATATTCTGGAGATGAGCGGCCATCCCAACTATAG